Proteins encoded by one window of Tunturibacter psychrotolerans:
- a CDS encoding glycoside hydrolase family 27 protein — protein MGWNSWDSFGPSVREDEVKANTNVLAAKLAKFGWQYIVVDIEWYQPDAHAHGYIPRGRVTMDQFGRFIPSYNRFPSAVNDGGFKPLADYVHSKGLKFGIHIMRGIPREAVDKNLPIQGSKYHAADIADKVNVCKWPQMEDTYGIDMSKPGSQDYYDSIARLYASWGVDFVKADDMSRPFRGPEIRALSVALKKTGRPIILSLSPGPSPIYKYRELKTDAQMWRISNDFWDRWADVKEQFDRAHLWENDSSPGGWPDADMLPLGHISIRGERGNDRSSLLSHDEQITLMTLWSIFRSPLMFGGDLPTSDDFTFGLLTNADVIAVNQTSTHGHEVYRKDGVISWTAEGSMSGSESPARYVAVFNIADTTKSVQLSWQSLGLVAQASSVRNLWKQRDAAGDEADRSGIHLSLAPHASMFYKVTQ, from the coding sequence ATGGGTTGGAACAGCTGGGATTCGTTTGGCCCCTCCGTACGCGAAGATGAGGTCAAGGCGAACACGAATGTTTTAGCGGCGAAACTGGCAAAGTTTGGATGGCAGTACATCGTCGTCGACATCGAGTGGTATCAACCCGATGCCCATGCCCATGGCTACATACCTCGGGGCAGAGTCACAATGGATCAATTCGGCCGCTTCATTCCGTCGTACAATCGCTTTCCCTCTGCCGTGAATGATGGGGGCTTTAAGCCGCTCGCCGATTACGTTCATAGCAAGGGTTTGAAGTTCGGAATCCACATCATGCGCGGAATTCCTCGCGAGGCTGTAGATAAAAATTTACCGATCCAGGGCTCGAAATATCACGCCGCCGACATCGCCGATAAGGTGAATGTTTGCAAGTGGCCGCAGATGGAGGATACCTATGGCATCGACATGAGCAAGCCGGGCTCACAGGACTATTATGACTCGATCGCCCGGCTGTACGCTTCGTGGGGTGTGGACTTCGTCAAAGCCGATGATATGAGCCGGCCGTTTCGGGGACCTGAAATTCGTGCGCTAAGTGTCGCGCTGAAAAAAACTGGTCGTCCAATCATACTCAGTCTTTCGCCAGGCCCTTCGCCTATCTATAAGTATCGTGAACTTAAGACAGACGCACAGATGTGGCGTATCTCCAATGACTTCTGGGATAGATGGGCTGATGTAAAAGAGCAGTTTGATCGTGCGCATCTGTGGGAGAACGACTCTTCTCCTGGTGGCTGGCCGGATGCTGACATGCTGCCGCTCGGACACATCTCTATTCGTGGCGAGCGTGGCAATGATCGTAGTAGCCTCTTGAGTCATGATGAACAGATCACCCTGATGACCCTGTGGTCGATCTTCCGCTCGCCGCTCATGTTTGGTGGCGACCTTCCAACTAGTGATGACTTTACCTTTGGTCTTCTCACCAACGCCGATGTAATCGCGGTCAATCAAACCAGCACGCACGGCCATGAGGTGTACCGCAAGGATGGGGTTATCTCCTGGACCGCTGAAGGAAGCATGTCGGGCAGTGAGTCTCCGGCACGGTACGTCGCAGTCTTCAATATTGCGGATACCACTAAATCAGTCCAGCTGTCGTGGCAGAGCCTTGGTTTAGTCGCCCAAGCTTCCAGCGTGCGAAATCTATGGAAGCAACGCGATGCGGCGGGTGATGAGGCCGACCGAAGTGGCATACATCTCTCGTTAGCCCCGCATGCCAGCATGTTCTACAAAGTCACGCAGTAA
- a CDS encoding tetratricopeptide repeat protein gives MSCHDPHISRVDFFRTKCLVCHSQVKYAAQHYPSNPDCTNCHMPRTGAQNIPHIAWTDHRIRQHPNQPDLAAVPTKTRELVPILTENSSPRDFALAYYNLVVVKGLTAERPRAWQMLLAAERSDPNDLAVLRALGITAELNRDDAHARNYYVAVLKKNPDNLAAGTNLGTLLANSGDLEAAATLWKQTFRQNADIPELGQNLARAQCTLGQKDAAE, from the coding sequence ATGAGTTGTCATGATCCTCACATCTCGCGAGTTGATTTCTTCCGAACGAAATGCCTCGTCTGTCACTCGCAGGTCAAATATGCGGCCCAACACTACCCATCCAATCCAGATTGCACCAACTGCCACATGCCGCGGACCGGGGCACAGAACATTCCTCATATCGCCTGGACCGATCACCGAATCCGCCAGCATCCCAACCAACCAGACCTTGCAGCAGTTCCCACTAAAACACGAGAGCTGGTCCCAATCTTGACCGAGAATAGCAGCCCACGCGATTTCGCTTTGGCTTACTACAATCTGGTGGTTGTTAAAGGGCTCACCGCCGAACGGCCGAGGGCATGGCAGATGCTCCTCGCCGCCGAGCGATCCGACCCCAATGATCTCGCAGTGCTAAGAGCGCTTGGAATTACAGCTGAGTTGAACAGGGACGACGCCCACGCAAGAAACTATTATGTGGCGGTCTTGAAGAAGAACCCGGACAACCTGGCGGCTGGCACGAATCTAGGAACGCTCCTAGCAAATTCAGGTGACCTCGAAGCTGCGGCGACTCTATGGAAACAGACCTTTCGTCAGAACGCCGACATCCCGGAGCTAGGCCAGAATCTAGCCAGAGCTCAATGCACGCTGGGGCAGAAAGATGCCGCTGAATAG
- a CDS encoding HGGxSTG domain-containing protein — translation MVCGGRGRQSGHPCQSQEIYPNGRCKWHGGASTGPKTAEGRARSLSNLTRGLKL, via the coding sequence ATGGTGTGTGGCGGCAGAGGGCGGCAGTCTGGACATCCTTGCCAAAGCCAGGAAATATATCCGAACGGGCGTTGCAAGTGGCACGGTGGGGCGAGCACCGGTCCGAAGACGGCCGAAGGTAGGGCCCGAAGCCTAAGCAATCTGACACGCGGCCTGAAGTTATAG
- a CDS encoding DUF4386 domain-containing protein → MSSMKNPGRLAGLLYVLFSIPGVFAMVYVPSKLIVHGNAAATANNIAASETLFRLGIVAQLISQAGFIFVALVLYDLLKGVNRRYASLMVILVVVSIPIAFLNELNSIAALVLVRGADFLSLFEKPQRDALAMLFLNLHFQGLFVDEIFFGLWLLPLALLVYGSRLLPRFLGVWLAIDGLAWVFLSLTGLLLPQYYDKVFTYAQPASFGEVAFMLWLVIKGARAPTLDATALSSALS, encoded by the coding sequence ATGAGTTCCATGAAGAACCCAGGCAGACTCGCAGGTCTGCTGTATGTACTCTTCTCAATACCGGGCGTCTTCGCCATGGTCTATGTTCCCAGCAAGCTAATCGTGCACGGAAACGCAGCGGCGACGGCCAACAACATTGCGGCCTCCGAGACGCTTTTTCGCCTCGGCATCGTGGCCCAACTCATCAGCCAGGCCGGTTTTATCTTCGTGGCTCTGGTGCTATACGACCTGCTCAAGGGGGTCAACCGGCGGTACGCCTCGCTCATGGTGATATTGGTTGTTGTCTCGATCCCGATAGCGTTTCTGAATGAGCTGAACTCAATCGCTGCCCTCGTTCTCGTGCGCGGGGCTGACTTCCTATCCCTATTTGAAAAGCCTCAGCGGGATGCTCTGGCTATGCTGTTCCTCAATCTTCATTTTCAAGGACTTTTTGTTGACGAGATATTTTTTGGTCTGTGGCTTTTACCGCTCGCGCTGCTCGTGTACGGGTCGCGATTGCTGCCGCGCTTCCTGGGCGTCTGGCTCGCCATCGATGGCTTGGCGTGGGTGTTCTTGAGCCTTACGGGCCTACTGTTGCCGCAATACTACGACAAGGTGTTTACCTACGCTCAGCCCGCCTCCTTCGGGGAGGTAGCGTTTATGCTGTGGCTTGTCATCAAAGGCGCCAGGGCGCCAACGCTGGACGCCACAGCCTTATCGTCGGCGCTTAGTTAG
- a CDS encoding alpha/beta fold hydrolase gives MSSITVKDGTEIYYKDWGTGQPIVFHHGWPLSADDWDNQMLFFLLRGYRVIAHDRRGHGRSTQTDLGNDMDTYAADSAALVEHLDLKNAIHIGHSTGGGEVARYVAQYGGNGRVAKAVLISAITPVMIKSASNPGGLPIEFFDGFRAGMANRAQFYRDVPEGPFYGFNRPGAKVSQGVIDNWWRQGMMGGTKAQYDCIKALSETDLTEDLKKITVPVLVMHSEDDQIVPFADAGPLAAKLLKNGILKVYQGLPHGMPTTHADQINADLLEFIKS, from the coding sequence ATGAGCAGCATCACAGTGAAGGACGGTACAGAGATCTACTACAAGGATTGGGGAACAGGTCAGCCGATCGTGTTCCACCACGGCTGGCCGCTGAGCGCAGACGATTGGGACAATCAGATGCTGTTCTTCCTGCTGCGCGGATACCGAGTGATCGCGCATGACCGCCGCGGTCATGGACGGTCGACCCAGACCGATCTCGGCAACGACATGGACACCTATGCAGCCGATAGCGCCGCCCTGGTGGAGCATCTCGACCTCAAAAACGCCATCCACATCGGCCATTCGACCGGCGGCGGCGAAGTAGCCCGCTATGTCGCCCAGTACGGAGGCAACGGCCGCGTCGCCAAGGCAGTGCTCATCAGCGCCATCACTCCGGTGATGATCAAGTCGGCGTCGAATCCGGGTGGTCTGCCAATCGAATTCTTCGACGGCTTTCGCGCCGGCATGGCCAACCGCGCGCAGTTCTACCGCGATGTCCCCGAAGGCCCCTTCTACGGCTTCAACCGTCCCGGCGCGAAGGTTTCGCAAGGAGTGATCGATAACTGGTGGCGCCAGGGAATGATGGGTGGGACAAAGGCTCAATATGACTGCATCAAGGCCCTGTCGGAAACCGACCTCACCGAAGACCTCAAGAAGATCACCGTTCCGGTGCTGGTGATGCATAGCGAGGACGACCAGATCGTGCCGTTCGCCGACGCAGGTCCGCTGGCTGCCAAGCTCTTGAAGAACGGCATACTGAAGGTCTACCAGGGCCTGCCGCACGGGATGCCGACCACGCACGCCGACCAGATCAATGCCGATCTTCTCGAATTCATAAAGTCGTAA
- a CDS encoding alpha/beta fold hydrolase: MSSVVKNIVLVHGAFADGSSWSKVIPLLQELGYKAVAVQNPMTSMADEVAFTKRIIALQDGPVILVGHSWGGAVITQAGDDFKVAALVYVTAYAPEVGQSANDASSPFGCYWEIPWYCFLPVVLFLCRKGAKTGY; this comes from the coding sequence ATGTCTTCGGTCGTAAAGAACATCGTTCTTGTTCACGGCGCGTTCGCGGATGGCTCTAGTTGGTCGAAGGTCATTCCGTTGTTGCAAGAATTGGGCTACAAAGCAGTCGCAGTACAGAATCCAATGACTTCGATGGCTGACGAAGTGGCTTTCACAAAAAGAATTATCGCACTACAGGATGGTCCTGTGATTCTCGTAGGCCACTCCTGGGGCGGTGCTGTGATTACCCAGGCGGGCGACGACTTCAAGGTGGCAGCTCTTGTGTATGTAACGGCCTATGCGCCTGAAGTGGGGCAATCTGCAAACGATGCAAGTAGCCCGTTTGGATGCTATTGGGAAATTCCGTGGTACTGTTTTCTGCCCGTGGTACTGTTTTTATGTAGAAAAGGCGCAAAAACAGGGTATTAG
- a CDS encoding carboxypeptidase-like regulatory domain-containing protein, with product MIRRLVCAALLVFAAALCGGVGHTQTRPQTKPEAKHNPVAQYGITGIVVSSVDGSLVPHCRLTPSPEMSGNFGNRRRVPPSTESFEADDHGRFSITLPTAGAWHLRASARGYVSQAYEEHGAFASAVVLTADSPTLDIQFTISPEASIKGFVLDEAGDAVRDAQVALHFVPPPSPGGPQAAASTRAFAQTDDRGAYELANLSPGSYRVAVQAHPWYAQAAQQGGASAADPSLDFAYPLTWFPGSDDAATSETVVLHAGDTRQADFHLIPIPSIHLKIVPPFGVAATVDGRQRLAFPMVEEIAPGSEGPRPISITTQQDSQGQFDVSGLTPGLYQVRLATPGQERHATMVEVTANSVRTLDLGAPPTNIARITIHIDGSSDAAEEFGGRRGGGLSVSLVDTDTQRGTFSSMNGEGGFAGRTESRNPTADRIIEAPPGRYEVVLQGRPTIYLTGLSAKGAQASGRYVTVSAGETTLTVHVASGRANLSGIATLEGRAVVGAMVLLVPITIEEPDSIGFLRQDQTNTDGSFDIDNVIPGRYILVAIDHGWQINWGDRSTLRRYLTHGVPIELRPSVAMKQNINAQTP from the coding sequence ATGATACGGAGACTGGTATGCGCTGCTCTTCTGGTCTTTGCTGCTGCGTTGTGCGGAGGCGTCGGGCACACCCAAACTCGACCGCAGACGAAACCCGAGGCGAAACACAACCCTGTCGCACAGTATGGAATTACAGGTATCGTTGTCAGCAGTGTCGATGGGAGCCTGGTACCGCATTGCAGGCTAACGCCTAGTCCGGAGATGTCTGGAAACTTTGGCAACCGCCGCCGCGTTCCTCCGTCGACCGAAAGCTTCGAAGCCGATGACCATGGTCGTTTCTCGATAACGCTTCCTACGGCTGGAGCTTGGCATCTTAGAGCGAGCGCCCGGGGTTATGTCAGCCAGGCTTATGAGGAGCACGGTGCTTTTGCTTCCGCCGTTGTGCTGACAGCAGACTCGCCGACGCTCGATATCCAATTCACAATTAGCCCTGAAGCCAGCATCAAAGGTTTCGTTCTAGATGAAGCCGGGGACGCCGTCAGAGACGCGCAAGTCGCACTTCATTTTGTGCCGCCGCCGAGTCCGGGGGGTCCGCAGGCTGCGGCAAGCACGCGAGCGTTCGCCCAAACCGATGACCGTGGTGCGTATGAGTTAGCCAATCTGTCCCCGGGAAGCTATCGCGTTGCGGTGCAGGCGCACCCCTGGTACGCTCAGGCTGCGCAACAAGGCGGAGCCTCGGCAGCCGATCCTTCACTCGACTTCGCATATCCCTTGACATGGTTCCCAGGCAGCGACGATGCTGCGACATCTGAGACGGTTGTTCTGCATGCCGGAGACACCCGTCAGGCAGATTTTCATCTTATCCCCATCCCTTCTATCCATCTGAAAATTGTTCCGCCGTTCGGGGTGGCGGCGACAGTCGACGGCCGCCAGAGGCTGGCATTTCCTATGGTCGAAGAAATTGCTCCAGGTTCAGAAGGTCCCCGCCCAATTTCGATTACGACCCAACAGGACTCACAAGGGCAATTCGATGTTAGCGGTCTGACTCCCGGTCTGTATCAGGTGAGGCTGGCGACGCCGGGCCAGGAGCGGCACGCAACAATGGTCGAAGTGACAGCGAACTCGGTTCGAACACTTGATCTCGGCGCTCCGCCGACCAACATCGCCAGAATTACCATTCATATCGATGGATCTTCTGATGCAGCGGAAGAGTTCGGCGGCAGACGCGGCGGGGGCCTCAGCGTCAGCTTAGTCGATACCGATACCCAGCGTGGGACATTTTCTTCTATGAACGGCGAGGGTGGATTTGCTGGCCGCACCGAATCGAGAAACCCGACCGCAGATCGCATCATTGAGGCTCCTCCGGGACGTTACGAGGTCGTTTTGCAGGGACGACCGACCATCTATCTCACTGGACTAAGCGCCAAGGGAGCCCAGGCGTCGGGACGGTACGTTACGGTGTCAGCAGGTGAGACAACTCTGACAGTGCATGTTGCGAGTGGCCGCGCGAATCTCAGCGGAATCGCGACTCTTGAAGGAAGGGCTGTGGTCGGCGCAATGGTCCTGTTGGTCCCTATCACGATCGAAGAGCCCGACTCGATTGGTTTCTTACGGCAGGACCAGACCAATACAGACGGAAGTTTCGATATCGATAATGTAATTCCGGGACGATACATCTTGGTGGCCATCGATCATGGATGGCAGATCAACTGGGGAGATCGATCAACACTGCGTCGCTATTTAACGCATGGTGTACCGATCGAGTTAAGACCGTCCGTGGCGATGAAGCAGAACATAAATGCTCAGACACCATGA
- a CDS encoding carboxypeptidase-like regulatory domain-containing protein, giving the protein MTDSEGKFRFEQNTDTNANILATKPGFYASPEYGDAGNLYLQSSQLAIPLELRLYPEALLTGVVLAPDGTPLSGISVSAMRSVYDDSARRWMPVGQGQTDSHGGFRIPVPAGQYRLQTRYILRDRTIGEAVLPVAVPNISSGDTSQLIRIHSGGEENFELRPTVNPTHTVGISHSGSDRGFMRISARASNGGTLQVNSTAGNGDETKIQLPQGTYTLTARLMANADAAEMAETTITVPDHDISGVVLRFSPVPSIPLELVVDGSSNTDGTPPGLSQLGLVLNSEQADSDGGYAGVGLSSKPNQTFFFLAPPGNYRLVGRNSGTWYIKSVSYGDSDLLTQNLVVAPGASGIPIRITVSSETGSLQGAAKLNGNPVAAWVYLIPNGPSAQANYNTRSSSTGSYNFAHLPPGSYKAIAFERQHAVDYRTPGGLSPFDDRASSVTINVGDKPTLNLDAVPAVEVIP; this is encoded by the coding sequence TTGACCGATAGCGAGGGTAAGTTCAGGTTCGAGCAGAACACCGACACCAACGCGAATATCCTCGCAACAAAACCTGGGTTTTATGCCAGCCCAGAGTACGGTGATGCCGGTAATCTTTATCTACAATCCTCCCAACTGGCGATACCGCTTGAACTTCGCCTCTACCCGGAGGCGCTGCTCACCGGCGTAGTGTTGGCTCCCGACGGAACTCCACTTTCGGGTATTTCGGTGAGTGCGATGAGGAGTGTTTACGACGATTCCGCGCGTCGCTGGATGCCGGTGGGCCAGGGTCAAACGGACTCGCATGGAGGTTTTAGAATCCCCGTGCCAGCAGGCCAGTACCGCTTGCAAACCCGCTACATTCTGCGGGATCGCACTATTGGTGAAGCCGTGCTACCAGTCGCGGTTCCGAATATAAGCTCCGGTGATACGTCACAGCTAATCAGGATTCACAGTGGAGGGGAAGAAAACTTTGAGCTCCGGCCGACCGTGAACCCTACGCACACGGTCGGAATATCGCATTCCGGGTCCGATCGAGGCTTCATGAGAATCTCTGCCCGCGCCAGCAATGGAGGCACTTTACAGGTGAACTCTACCGCAGGCAACGGCGACGAGACGAAGATTCAACTACCTCAGGGAACGTATACGTTGACGGCGAGGTTGATGGCAAACGCAGATGCTGCCGAGATGGCCGAGACCACAATTACGGTTCCGGATCACGACATCTCCGGAGTGGTTTTAAGATTCTCTCCTGTGCCATCAATTCCGCTGGAGTTGGTGGTCGATGGCTCTTCGAATACGGATGGTACTCCACCGGGGCTGTCCCAGTTGGGACTTGTCCTGAACAGTGAACAGGCCGATTCAGATGGTGGGTACGCCGGAGTGGGGCTGTCGTCCAAGCCCAATCAGACTTTCTTCTTCCTGGCTCCGCCCGGCAACTATCGATTGGTAGGTCGCAACAGCGGCACCTGGTATATCAAGTCTGTCAGCTATGGTGACTCCGATTTACTAACGCAAAATCTCGTTGTCGCACCAGGAGCCTCAGGTATTCCGATTCGCATTACTGTCAGCAGTGAGACCGGCAGTCTGCAAGGAGCGGCAAAGCTCAACGGCAATCCCGTAGCAGCCTGGGTCTATTTGATTCCGAACGGGCCGAGCGCGCAAGCGAACTACAACACCCGCAGTAGCTCGACGGGGAGCTACAACTTTGCTCATCTCCCGCCGGGAAGCTATAAGGCGATCGCGTTTGAGCGGCAGCACGCGGTGGACTACCGCACTCCCGGTGGCCTGTCTCCATTCGACGATCGCGCAAGTTCCGTGACGATTAACGTCGGCGACAAGCCCACGTTAAACCTCGACGCTGTGCCGGCCGTCGAGGTGATCCCATGA
- a CDS encoding sigma 54-interacting transcriptional regulator produces the protein MRSSPLRRVSSEGSTSHVEEIEVLLRFARNLDVYRDPGQLLRSLPAELSSVAGSNTTALVHVIGGDSSAYAVDADGFTINLEPELPQWRAEIEEFLSGHPQPVLVTSLDREARFPGVFQFFRAHGNHSLCVLPLNGSSGGLGAICFAKKQDDGFSEKEVSLLFFLADYVGLAIDDRLNLAHSEAARAQLQSEQTKLNLFLDLSNSVVSNLELGEMLRSVSPNIRKTMRLQGVAVILPDATAEHLQLYAVDFPDGKGELLQDLSKPLEGSLAGQVFRSGKPWIGDLEEWSRSGFDNTVRHGEDSMSICLLPLLRCRNVLGVLCLVRAQKNAFMREDVEFLSQIAGQVAIAIDNAFAYRRITELSDKLTQEKLYLEDEIRSELNFEEIIGNSAVLRQVLRQVEAVAPTNSTVLIEGETGSGKELIARAVHNLSRRRTHPFVKLNCAAIPTGLLESELFGHEKGAFTGAIAQRMGRFELASQGTIFLDEVSEIPLDLQPKLLRVLQEREFERLGSSRTLRTDARLIAATNRDLNAMVEEQIFRSDLFYRLNVFPIHVPPLRERKEDIPFLVRHFAQHFARNMSKEIDTISTETMNSMVGYPWPGNIRELQNVIERAVILSKGPELQVPLDGLKVKNAEMGIQTNGATTLEEIERKHILSILEQTNWVFAGPNGAAARLGLKRPTLQFRMQKLGISRPRKP, from the coding sequence ATGAGGAGTTCACCTCTTCGCCGTGTTTCTTCGGAAGGTAGCACCTCGCACGTCGAAGAGATCGAGGTGCTCTTACGCTTTGCGCGGAACCTGGATGTTTATCGCGATCCAGGGCAACTCCTGCGTTCCCTCCCTGCAGAACTATCCTCCGTTGCAGGTTCAAATACCACCGCTTTGGTTCATGTGATTGGCGGCGATTCATCAGCGTATGCGGTCGACGCTGACGGCTTCACAATCAATCTCGAACCCGAGTTGCCACAATGGCGAGCTGAAATAGAGGAGTTTTTATCCGGACACCCGCAGCCAGTGCTCGTCACGTCGCTGGATCGGGAGGCTCGATTTCCTGGCGTCTTTCAATTCTTCCGTGCCCACGGAAACCATTCGCTTTGCGTCCTTCCTCTAAATGGATCATCCGGTGGACTGGGAGCTATCTGCTTTGCCAAGAAGCAAGACGACGGTTTTTCTGAGAAAGAGGTTAGCCTTCTCTTTTTCTTGGCGGATTATGTCGGGTTAGCAATTGATGACAGGCTAAATCTCGCGCACTCAGAGGCTGCCAGGGCTCAGCTACAGAGCGAACAAACGAAGCTCAATCTTTTTCTCGATCTCAGCAATAGCGTCGTGTCCAATCTGGAATTGGGTGAGATGCTCCGCTCAGTTTCGCCAAATATTCGCAAGACCATGCGACTGCAAGGCGTGGCGGTGATTCTGCCCGACGCAACAGCTGAGCATCTTCAACTTTACGCGGTGGATTTTCCAGATGGGAAAGGCGAGCTGCTACAGGATCTGTCGAAGCCGCTCGAAGGGTCGCTCGCTGGGCAGGTCTTTCGCTCCGGAAAGCCTTGGATTGGGGATCTTGAAGAATGGAGCCGATCGGGTTTTGACAACACCGTTCGCCACGGCGAGGACTCGATGAGTATCTGCTTGCTTCCGCTGCTTCGCTGCAGAAATGTGTTAGGCGTCCTGTGTTTAGTCAGGGCACAGAAGAACGCGTTCATGCGGGAGGATGTTGAGTTTCTCTCGCAGATCGCAGGTCAAGTAGCTATTGCTATCGACAATGCGTTTGCCTATCGACGCATTACTGAGCTTTCAGACAAACTCACGCAGGAGAAGCTCTACCTTGAAGATGAGATTCGCAGCGAGCTCAACTTCGAGGAGATAATTGGGAACAGCGCTGTGCTTCGACAGGTGCTGCGGCAAGTCGAAGCAGTTGCGCCTACCAATTCAACGGTTCTTATTGAGGGTGAGACGGGAAGCGGAAAGGAACTCATCGCTCGTGCTGTGCATAACCTCAGCCGCCGTCGCACCCATCCCTTTGTGAAGCTGAATTGCGCTGCGATTCCTACCGGTTTGCTGGAGAGCGAACTCTTTGGGCATGAAAAAGGAGCATTTACTGGCGCAATCGCTCAGAGAATGGGCCGATTCGAGTTGGCATCGCAAGGGACCATCTTTCTCGATGAAGTGAGTGAGATTCCACTGGATCTCCAGCCGAAGCTGCTTCGCGTCCTGCAGGAGCGAGAGTTCGAACGGTTGGGAAGCTCGCGCACCTTACGCACAGATGCACGTTTGATCGCAGCTACAAACCGCGATCTCAATGCGATGGTGGAAGAACAGATTTTTCGGTCCGACTTGTTTTATCGACTTAATGTGTTCCCCATTCATGTCCCGCCCCTTAGAGAGCGCAAGGAAGACATTCCCTTTCTGGTGAGACACTTCGCCCAACATTTTGCGCGCAACATGTCTAAAGAGATTGACACTATTTCAACCGAGACTATGAATTCAATGGTTGGCTATCCGTGGCCTGGAAATATTCGTGAGCTGCAAAATGTCATCGAGCGGGCGGTCATCTTATCGAAGGGCCCAGAACTTCAGGTGCCGCTGGACGGCCTAAAGGTGAAGAACGCCGAAATGGGCATCCAAACGAATGGAGCCACGACCCTGGAAGAGATCGAACGGAAGCATATCTTATCTATACTGGAGCAAACTAACTGGGTTTTTGCAGGCCCGAATGGCGCTGCAGCACGACTCGGATTAAAGCGTCCCACCTTGCAGTTTCGAATGCAGAAGTTAGGAATCTCGCGTCCCAGAAAACCCTGA
- a CDS encoding radical SAM protein → MHLEEHTEPPASFRLDVPLHDLLTKPTPSLPGLQPIGTPQTFPDPVFPQHPELMAPIDWNDAWIPPEKRKYRPGQIYHAMQGWLFPYIRSRVTEGDFHPLISYLFTEFKCNLDCHYCWAFDNKVKGMSEDTAKRSIDWLHGTGCRVLAYMGGEPLLRPDLIQRITYYAAKKNFWIYLPTNARLLRTDVIDKLADAGISTFNIAVDAVDLKEGLPKALVPIRKQFDYLVRKQYGYGYSVFLNINICRNNLDDVRQLTEIAHENGIATDYHINESPLLEQDEHFKHAANNVTYITKDDWPVVEETIQWLTEKQDSGYKMVNSNARLWQMVDFMKGNHFPWNCRAGQNSMIIRVDGTLAPCFPMYTASYDWGVVGNHKFETKQLDHQKKTCQTHCFSTLNHILGWCYNDQRVIKYFFKQLANGFQGAKGQM, encoded by the coding sequence ATGCACCTGGAGGAACACACCGAACCACCGGCGAGCTTCAGGCTCGACGTCCCGCTGCATGATCTACTCACCAAACCCACCCCAAGCCTGCCAGGGTTACAACCCATCGGAACGCCGCAGACTTTTCCTGATCCCGTGTTTCCGCAACATCCCGAACTCATGGCGCCAATCGATTGGAATGATGCCTGGATTCCTCCGGAAAAGCGCAAATATAGACCGGGACAGATCTACCACGCGATGCAGGGGTGGCTCTTCCCCTATATCCGTTCAAGGGTGACAGAAGGCGACTTTCACCCGCTCATTTCCTACCTTTTTACCGAGTTCAAATGCAATCTCGACTGCCACTACTGCTGGGCTTTCGACAATAAAGTGAAGGGGATGAGTGAGGATACGGCCAAGCGATCGATCGATTGGCTTCACGGCACTGGATGTAGGGTGCTCGCCTATATGGGCGGCGAACCTCTCCTCAGACCTGATTTGATCCAGCGCATTACCTACTACGCGGCCAAAAAGAACTTCTGGATCTATCTCCCAACGAACGCCCGCCTCTTGCGTACCGATGTCATCGACAAGTTGGCTGACGCCGGCATCTCTACCTTCAACATCGCCGTCGACGCGGTTGATTTGAAAGAAGGTCTACCGAAGGCGCTCGTCCCAATACGCAAGCAGTTCGACTACCTGGTGCGCAAGCAATACGGTTACGGCTATTCCGTGTTCCTCAACATCAATATCTGCCGAAACAACCTCGATGACGTTCGGCAGCTAACCGAAATAGCGCATGAGAACGGTATAGCCACGGATTATCACATCAACGAATCTCCCCTCCTCGAGCAAGACGAGCACTTCAAACACGCGGCCAACAATGTCACCTACATCACGAAAGACGATTGGCCAGTTGTGGAAGAGACGATTCAGTGGCTTACCGAAAAGCAGGACTCCGGATACAAGATGGTGAATTCAAACGCACGGCTTTGGCAGATGGTTGATTTCATGAAAGGGAATCACTTCCCCTGGAACTGCCGCGCCGGGCAAAATTCAATGATTATTCGCGTCGATGGAACCTTAGCACCGTGTTTCCCAATGTATACGGCAAGCTATGACTGGGGCGTGGTCGGCAATCACAAATTCGAGACTAAGCAACTCGACCACCAGAAAAAGACTTGCCAGACCCACTGCTTTTCGACGCTTAACCATATCTTGGGCTGGTGCTACAACGACCAGCGGGTCATCAAGTATTTCTTCAAACAGCTCGCGAACGGCTTCCAGGGAGCGAAAGGCCAGATGTAA